A window of Bacteroidota bacterium contains these coding sequences:
- a CDS encoding class I SAM-dependent methyltransferase yields the protein MEHPFARYEPLLEDVEAFWACLARPLPACLWVNPVKSSPERLLEALREAGYAPEPLGWYPGAYRLPGADKPGATLAFAAGWYYVQEEIALTAVVALDPQPGERILDLCAAPGGKTAQIALRVGSEGVVIANELATRRLSSLRATIERLGLPQVVVMHHDGASLPLESGSFDRVLLDAPCSGEGTLRKRARSWKGYKPAFTETVQRVQRGLLEQALRLVKPDGVLVYSTCTYAPEENEAVLDAVLGDFGYVEPFEIPGLRADSGILRWQGRSFRKDVAHARRYWPHLNDTGGFFVARIRRTDRPMSPQKRPVEGLRYDRPQPLEDETPLRWFAERFGLEAQTLEPFRFWRRGREKIWMAWRATPVPDDPPPHSIGVALLRRTNYGYKPTTAALQFFGPQIRRNALSLASLEEARRFLSGQTLNIRPTEEVEPGYVHVRFGSYELGCGLWARGQLHSQIPKGLWVLGS from the coding sequence ATGGAGCATCCCTTTGCGCGTTATGAGCCTCTGCTAGAGGACGTCGAGGCCTTTTGGGCGTGCCTGGCCCGCCCGCTTCCGGCTTGCCTATGGGTCAACCCTGTTAAGAGCTCTCCGGAGCGCCTGCTTGAGGCATTGCGCGAGGCGGGCTACGCGCCCGAGCCCCTCGGGTGGTATCCGGGCGCCTACCGGCTCCCTGGCGCCGACAAACCGGGCGCTACGTTGGCCTTTGCGGCCGGCTGGTATTACGTGCAGGAGGAGATCGCGCTCACGGCCGTCGTAGCGTTGGATCCCCAGCCGGGCGAGCGGATTTTGGATCTGTGCGCGGCCCCCGGGGGTAAAACGGCCCAAATCGCGCTACGCGTGGGCTCAGAGGGCGTGGTCATAGCCAACGAACTGGCCACGCGCCGTCTGTCAAGCCTACGAGCTACTATAGAAAGGCTAGGACTACCACAAGTCGTGGTCATGCACCACGACGGAGCCAGCCTGCCTCTGGAGTCGGGCTCTTTCGATCGCGTGCTGCTCGATGCGCCCTGCTCAGGTGAGGGCACGCTGCGCAAACGCGCGCGCAGCTGGAAAGGCTACAAGCCCGCCTTCACGGAAACCGTGCAGAGGGTGCAGCGCGGCCTATTGGAGCAGGCGCTGCGCCTGGTTAAGCCCGATGGCGTGCTCGTCTACAGCACCTGCACGTACGCCCCAGAGGAAAACGAGGCCGTCCTGGATGCCGTGCTGGGGGACTTCGGATATGTAGAACCCTTCGAGATCCCCGGTCTGCGGGCCGATTCGGGGATCTTGCGATGGCAGGGGAGGAGCTTTCGGAAGGACGTCGCGCACGCCCGACGCTACTGGCCTCACCTAAACGACACGGGGGGCTTTTTCGTAGCGCGCATCCGGCGCACAGACCGCCCTATGTCCCCCCAGAAAAGGCCCGTCGAGGGGCTGCGCTACGATCGCCCCCAGCCGCTGGAGGACGAAACGCCCCTGCGCTGGTTTGCGGAGCGCTTTGGTCTAGAAGCGCAGACTCTGGAGCCGTTTCGGTTTTGGCGCCGCGGCCGAGAGAAGATCTGGATGGCCTGGCGCGCAACACCGGTGCCGGATGATCCGCCCCCGCACTCTATAGGCGTAGCCCTGCTGCGGCGCACGAATTACGGCTATAAGCCCACTACGGCCGCCTTGCAGTTTTTTGGGCCGCAGATCCGGCGCAACGCGCTTTCGCTGGCCAGCCTGGAGGAAGCTCGACGCTTCCTTTCAGGGCAGACGCTCAACATCCGACCCACCGAAGAGGTCGAGCCCGGCTACGTGCACGTGCGCTTTGGCTCTTATGAGCTAGGCTGCGGTCTGTGGGCGCGCGGGCAGCTGCATTCGCAGATCCCCAAGGGCCTGTGGGTGCTGGGCTCCTAA
- a CDS encoding class I SAM-dependent methyltransferase — protein sequence MIDWAHEARRIRSAYAQIPQTHRARWAALHPAERRHRVRQYEALLELLARTGWSDLAGKRVLDVGCAEGRLLGLMLDLGALPQHLAGVEVRPEVLQKAQERFLGPDLRLVEGPPWPFAEVSFDLILLSLVFSSVASQEARAELAREVLRLLQPGGYLWWWDMPHQSLIAGGHGRPLNPLRLWPDLKPQALYWGAPRWRSPIWTGRRMIRLLEGAWNVWFRWVPWVGVLLGPKP from the coding sequence GTGATCGATTGGGCACACGAGGCGAGGCGGATCCGATCCGCCTACGCGCAAATACCGCAAACGCACAGGGCGCGCTGGGCGGCCCTGCACCCGGCCGAAAGGCGCCACCGGGTCCGCCAGTACGAGGCTCTCTTAGAGCTGCTGGCCCGGACGGGGTGGTCGGACCTGGCGGGCAAGCGGGTCTTGGATGTAGGCTGCGCCGAAGGGCGCCTGCTGGGCCTCATGCTCGATTTGGGGGCGCTTCCGCAGCACCTAGCCGGCGTCGAGGTGCGCCCCGAGGTTCTACAGAAGGCCCAAGAACGCTTCCTCGGACCGGATCTGCGCTTAGTAGAAGGTCCACCCTGGCCGTTTGCGGAGGTTAGCTTCGATCTCATCCTGCTCAGCTTGGTCTTCTCCTCCGTGGCCTCTCAAGAAGCCCGAGCGGAACTGGCTCGGGAGGTGCTGCGTCTGCTGCAGCCCGGAGGATACCTGTGGTGGTGGGATATGCCGCATCAAAGCCTCATCGCCGGAGGACACGGGCGGCCCTTAAACCCACTGCGATTGTGGCCGGACTTGAAGCCCCAAGCCCTCTATTGGGGTGCGCCGCGCTGGAGGAGCCCCATCTGGACCGGAAGGCGGATGATTCGGCTCCTGGAGGGCGCTTGGAACGTCTGGTTCCGCTGGGTCCCCTGGGTGGGGGTTTTGTTGGGGCCTAAACCTTAG
- a CDS encoding amidohydrolase has product MRPHWVWIATLGLFVACARPEPQADLAILNGRVYTLESGQAAWAEAVVVRGDSILYVGSSQGARRFIGPRTEVLDVQGGLVLPGFIDAHTHFLSGGFRLLGVDLRAAATERDFIGRIAEKARTLRPGQWITGGDWDHQQWPSRQLPRREWIDSVTSQTPVFVTRHDGHMGLANSLALRLAGIGRHTPDPPGGQIVRDPRTGEPTGILKDAAMDLVYRVIPEPSRGEQAEALRAAMREANRFGVTTVHNMGSWSELPVLDSLNRRGELTVRIYHFVPLPTVDSLIRFERRGGIRTPMLKTGGLKGFVDGSLGSSTALFFEPYTDDPGNRGLPNAMILPVGRLDSIIERADRAGLQVAVHAIGDSANKYLLDVFARVAARVGPHKRRFRIEHAQHLRPSEIARFAQQEVIASMQPYHAIDDGRWAERRIGPERSRYSYAFRSLLQSGAVVAFGSDWTVAPLNPILGLYAAVTRRTPDGRHPNGWVPQEKISLEDALRSYTLASAYAGFDEARLGSLRAGKWADIVVLDRDLFRLDPEQWKTVRVRYTIVAGRVVYRAGSQP; this is encoded by the coding sequence ATGAGGCCGCATTGGGTCTGGATTGCGACTTTGGGCTTATTTGTCGCTTGTGCGAGGCCTGAGCCGCAGGCAGATCTGGCGATCCTAAACGGCCGGGTCTATACTCTAGAATCGGGCCAGGCGGCTTGGGCCGAGGCCGTGGTCGTCCGGGGGGATTCGATCCTATACGTGGGTAGCTCCCAAGGTGCGCGCCGCTTCATCGGGCCCCGAACCGAGGTGCTCGATGTCCAGGGCGGGCTTGTGCTGCCCGGCTTCATCGACGCGCACACGCACTTCCTCAGCGGGGGCTTTCGATTGCTGGGCGTGGACCTGCGTGCGGCCGCAACCGAACGGGACTTCATAGGCCGCATCGCGGAAAAAGCCCGCACCCTGCGTCCGGGCCAGTGGATTACGGGGGGCGACTGGGATCATCAGCAATGGCCCTCGCGCCAGCTACCGCGCCGGGAGTGGATCGATTCCGTCACCTCGCAGACGCCCGTTTTCGTCACCCGACACGACGGGCACATGGGGCTGGCCAATTCGCTCGCCCTGCGCCTTGCGGGAATAGGGCGTCACACCCCAGACCCTCCGGGTGGACAGATCGTGCGCGATCCCCGCACGGGGGAGCCCACGGGGATCCTGAAAGACGCGGCCATGGATTTGGTCTACCGCGTCATCCCCGAGCCCTCCCGCGGGGAGCAGGCCGAGGCGCTGCGCGCGGCCATGCGGGAGGCCAACCGGTTTGGGGTGACGACGGTGCACAACATGGGCTCCTGGTCCGAGCTGCCTGTCCTGGATAGCCTCAACCGCCGCGGGGAGCTGACAGTCCGGATCTATCACTTTGTGCCGTTGCCGACGGTCGACAGCCTGATCCGATTTGAACGCCGCGGGGGTATTCGCACGCCCATGCTGAAGACCGGCGGGCTAAAGGGCTTCGTAGACGGCTCCTTGGGATCCTCCACGGCGCTCTTCTTCGAACCGTACACGGACGATCCCGGAAACCGCGGACTGCCCAACGCGATGATCCTGCCCGTCGGGCGGTTGGATTCGATCATCGAGCGGGCCGATCGAGCCGGGCTTCAGGTTGCCGTACACGCCATAGGGGACAGCGCCAACAAGTACCTGCTGGACGTTTTCGCCCGCGTCGCTGCGCGCGTAGGGCCGCACAAGCGGCGTTTTCGCATCGAGCATGCCCAGCACCTGCGGCCTAGCGAGATCGCCCGGTTCGCTCAACAGGAGGTTATCGCCTCCATGCAGCCCTATCATGCCATCGACGACGGACGGTGGGCGGAGCGGCGCATAGGGCCGGAGCGCTCTCGCTACTCGTATGCGTTTCGCTCCCTGTTGCAGTCCGGGGCCGTCGTGGCCTTTGGCTCCGATTGGACCGTGGCCCCTCTGAACCCGATCCTGGGCCTATATGCAGCGGTGACGCGCCGCACCCCCGACGGCCGCCACCCGAACGGCTGGGTGCCGCAGGAGAAGATCTCGCTGGAGGACGCCTTGCGCTCCTATACCTTGGCAAGCGCCTACGCGGGCTTCGATGAGGCGCGCTTGGGCTCGCTTCGGGCCGGCAAGTGGGCTGACATCGTCGTGCTGGATCGGGACCTGTTTCGGCTAGACCCGGAGCAGTGGAAAACCGTGCGCGTGCGCTACACAATCGTAGCGGGCAGGGTGGTCTACCGCGCAGGGTCGCAGCCGTGA
- the porU gene encoding type IX secretion system sortase PorU produces MRKRPSFTGRAFARIRFWVSIGTLAGLLTGPFGARSQSIQVQTLSSGLLRLIWQADSLPSWPTGEPIDVRLWLAWLSRTGWEPCYEHSLELPGPGVPQLRLQVAERDPVSVPAAEPASWKAWSAYLLRPEPVGLSEPGMERRRWKAELLFYPFRLEGGRLIRYRRIVVDLLLPEAPSARLQAASENSHLRVRRSVLADGPWYRFGVSRTGIYRIDRALLQSWGINPDNVDARTIRIFGNGGQPLPALAGAPRPADLLEVPTYAVGLEDGRLDAGDYLLFFGQGPYGWRYEADPVTAQRRWQHWIHPFSRETYYFLTFGGAPARRMSMLSSLNEAEPLRPRAFTELLFWEPEIEKAEATLQSGTQWLGPRLDANARTRLLWDRPLHGLVPGSAIAYRIKVAARSIPETEFILRESGFVLGRILVPPVPALSGIDGPAAYEREAAFTLSNAALARSRLELSYNGPANGTGWLDWVSCAYPRQFVAVGDTLGFRSPEGASGVVEFRLEGFSREPLIFDVTEHQDVRWIRPLVGGPNPVFQVRIEPGQIRTFYATAGVFLQPGSATPIPNQNLHGIAEYPDYVLIAPRAFAEPARRLAEHRRATGLRPLVVWQEEILNEFSGGASDPRAIRDYLKFLYDRAPTPEQMPRYVLLLGDGHYDYKELSRPALRNWILTYQSDESLVRERTYTSDDYFGLLDDHEGLWEWREGPSPERLDLAIGRLPVQTLAEAQRVVERIIRYETDRSGWGDWRAIVTFLADDGPTSYGSDYDLHLQNAEMTARRLQERDPAVEIHKLYMSAYEAVSTPLGRRLPQVTRDLLERINQGTLLVNFTGHGGPEGWTHERVFQISDIPRLSNRDRLAVFVTVTCSFGKFDSGDTQSGAEELLVYPDGGAIAVLGTTRVVYTNPDTTTANLGLAVALFDRLFRRDALGRPLRIGDSYLLTKNTAVGREGNSRKFALLGDPALRLGLPERRLRISRINGRDPEQEPLLLRALDEVLVEGEVLDAQGGLDERFSGQVVLTVYDALRRVPVPPGEVRYLREGYFTVRQDRLFRGTATVRGGRFRLRFVVPKDISYTGQPGRLWAYALGPAVDALGATDRVLVGGTNPDAARDTRGPEVFLYLNDRTFVSGGLTNPTPLLIADVRDESGINTTGLGVGHEMLAILNGDERRAIVLNPFYQSKPDSYQEGTITYRLGPLEPGEYELRVRLWDVHNNPGEATLRFVVASSEGLVIRNVLAYPNPMRSSTRFVFEHNRPGEPLDVEIRIYTVTGRLVRLLRQEGLVSAGTLVQIPWDGLDEDLEPLARGVYLYRVRVALADGSARAEHVERLVVLR; encoded by the coding sequence ATGCGCAAACGGCCTTCTTTTACGGGGCGCGCCTTTGCCCGGATCCGGTTTTGGGTGTCGATAGGGACATTAGCGGGCTTGCTCACAGGCCCCTTTGGGGCTCGATCGCAGTCCATTCAGGTCCAGACGCTCTCTTCGGGTCTTCTGCGCCTTATTTGGCAGGCCGATTCGCTGCCTTCTTGGCCCACCGGTGAGCCGATAGACGTTCGCCTCTGGCTGGCATGGCTCAGCCGGACGGGCTGGGAGCCCTGCTATGAGCACAGCCTGGAGCTACCGGGCCCTGGGGTTCCGCAGCTGCGGCTGCAGGTCGCGGAGCGCGATCCCGTATCGGTTCCGGCGGCGGAGCCGGCCTCCTGGAAGGCCTGGAGCGCGTATCTGCTGCGGCCCGAACCCGTAGGCTTGAGCGAGCCCGGCATGGAGCGCCGCCGCTGGAAGGCCGAGCTTCTGTTTTATCCGTTCCGGCTTGAGGGAGGAAGGCTCATCCGATACCGCCGCATCGTAGTGGATCTTTTGCTTCCGGAGGCGCCCTCAGCACGTCTGCAGGCGGCCTCCGAAAACTCCCATCTGAGGGTGCGCCGCAGCGTTTTGGCCGATGGCCCCTGGTATCGGTTCGGGGTCTCGCGCACGGGGATATACCGCATAGATCGGGCGCTGCTGCAGAGCTGGGGGATCAATCCGGATAACGTAGATGCGCGCACGATTCGGATCTTCGGCAACGGCGGCCAGCCCCTGCCGGCTTTGGCCGGAGCGCCTCGGCCCGCGGATTTGCTGGAAGTCCCCACCTACGCTGTGGGCCTGGAGGATGGCCGCTTGGATGCGGGCGATTATCTTTTATTCTTCGGGCAAGGTCCCTACGGATGGCGCTACGAGGCCGATCCCGTCACGGCTCAGCGGCGCTGGCAGCACTGGATACATCCGTTTTCGCGCGAGACCTACTACTTTCTCACCTTCGGCGGGGCGCCGGCGCGGCGCATGAGCATGCTCTCTTCGCTCAACGAAGCCGAGCCGCTTCGGCCGAGGGCCTTTACGGAGCTTTTGTTCTGGGAGCCCGAGATCGAGAAGGCCGAGGCCACCTTGCAGTCGGGCACGCAGTGGCTGGGCCCGCGCTTGGACGCCAACGCGCGTACGCGTCTGCTCTGGGACCGCCCCTTGCACGGTCTGGTGCCCGGCTCCGCGATCGCATACCGGATCAAGGTGGCGGCGCGCTCGATTCCAGAGACGGAGTTCATCCTGCGCGAAAGCGGCTTTGTGCTGGGCCGGATCCTAGTGCCCCCGGTGCCGGCCTTAAGCGGCATCGACGGACCGGCCGCCTACGAGCGGGAGGCCGCCTTTACGCTCTCCAACGCCGCGCTTGCGCGCTCCCGGCTGGAGCTCAGCTACAACGGACCGGCCAACGGCACGGGGTGGTTGGATTGGGTCAGCTGCGCCTATCCGCGCCAGTTTGTGGCCGTTGGCGATACGCTTGGGTTTCGCAGCCCCGAGGGGGCCTCGGGGGTTGTGGAGTTTCGCCTGGAGGGCTTCTCCCGCGAGCCCTTGATCTTCGACGTAACCGAACACCAAGATGTGCGCTGGATCCGTCCCCTTGTCGGCGGTCCCAATCCCGTCTTTCAGGTTCGGATCGAACCCGGTCAAATCCGCACCTTTTACGCTACGGCGGGCGTTTTCCTGCAGCCCGGAAGCGCCACGCCGATCCCCAACCAGAACCTGCACGGGATCGCGGAGTATCCCGATTATGTGCTCATCGCCCCCAGAGCCTTCGCCGAACCCGCCCGTCGGCTGGCCGAGCACCGGCGCGCAACCGGCCTGCGTCCCCTGGTGGTCTGGCAAGAGGAGATCTTAAATGAGTTCTCCGGTGGAGCCTCTGATCCGCGGGCGATCCGCGATTACCTGAAGTTCCTCTACGATCGGGCCCCTACGCCGGAGCAGATGCCCCGCTACGTGCTGCTATTGGGCGATGGGCACTACGATTACAAAGAGCTCTCCCGGCCCGCGCTGCGAAACTGGATCCTGACATATCAGAGCGACGAATCCCTGGTGCGGGAGCGCACCTATACGAGCGACGACTACTTCGGGCTGCTCGACGATCACGAGGGCCTCTGGGAGTGGCGCGAGGGGCCCTCCCCGGAGCGGCTCGATCTGGCTATAGGTCGGCTGCCCGTTCAGACGTTGGCTGAGGCCCAGCGCGTCGTGGAGCGTATCATCCGCTACGAGACGGATCGTTCCGGTTGGGGGGACTGGCGGGCGATCGTGACGTTTCTGGCCGACGACGGGCCCACAAGCTATGGGTCCGATTACGACCTGCATCTGCAAAACGCCGAGATGACAGCCCGCCGGCTTCAGGAGCGCGATCCCGCAGTCGAGATCCACAAGCTTTACATGAGCGCCTACGAGGCCGTGAGCACCCCTCTGGGAAGGCGCCTGCCGCAGGTGACGCGCGATTTGCTGGAGCGCATCAATCAGGGGACGCTTCTGGTGAACTTCACCGGGCACGGAGGGCCAGAGGGGTGGACGCACGAGCGCGTTTTTCAGATCTCCGACATCCCGCGCCTCAGCAACCGGGATCGGCTAGCCGTGTTTGTGACCGTCACCTGTAGCTTCGGCAAGTTCGACAGCGGCGATACACAAAGCGGGGCCGAGGAGTTGCTCGTCTATCCCGACGGCGGCGCGATCGCCGTCTTGGGCACCACGCGCGTGGTCTATACTAACCCCGACACGACCACGGCCAACTTGGGGCTGGCCGTGGCGCTCTTTGATCGGCTCTTCCGGCGGGACGCCTTAGGCCGCCCCCTGCGGATAGGGGATAGCTACCTATTGACCAAGAACACCGCCGTGGGACGGGAGGGCAACAGCCGCAAGTTCGCGCTGCTCGGGGATCCGGCGCTGCGGCTCGGGCTACCGGAAAGGCGCCTGCGCATCAGCCGCATCAACGGCCGCGACCCGGAGCAAGAGCCCCTGTTGTTGCGGGCCCTCGATGAGGTTCTTGTGGAAGGCGAAGTGCTCGATGCCCAGGGCGGGCTCGATGAGCGTTTCTCCGGGCAGGTCGTGCTTACCGTCTACGACGCTCTGCGCCGCGTGCCCGTGCCGCCGGGGGAGGTCCGCTATCTGCGCGAAGGGTACTTTACGGTGCGTCAGGATCGGCTCTTTCGCGGCACGGCCACCGTGCGGGGAGGTCGCTTTCGGCTGCGCTTTGTCGTCCCCAAGGACATCTCCTATACCGGACAGCCCGGCCGGCTGTGGGCCTACGCTCTGGGGCCCGCCGTCGACGCCCTGGGCGCCACCGACCGCGTGCTCGTGGGAGGCACAAATCCTGACGCCGCGCGCGATACACGAGGCCCCGAGGTTTTTCTGTACCTCAACGATCGCACCTTCGTCTCAGGCGGCCTGACCAACCCCACGCCCCTGCTTATCGCCGATGTGCGGGATGAGAGCGGGATCAACACCACGGGCTTAGGCGTAGGCCATGAAATGCTGGCTATCCTAAACGGGGACGAACGCCGGGCGATAGTGCTCAACCCTTTCTACCAGAGCAAACCCGATAGCTATCAGGAGGGTACAATCACGTATAGGCTGGGACCGCTTGAGCCCGGAGAATACGAGCTCCGTGTGCGTTTGTGGGATGTGCACAACAACCCCGGCGAAGCCACGTTGCGCTTTGTGGTGGCCTCCTCCGAGGGGCTCGTGATCCGCAACGTGCTCGCCTACCCCAACCCTATGCGGAGTTCGACGCGCTTCGTCTTCGAGCACAACCGGCCCGGGGAGCCGCTTGACGTGGAGATCCGGATCTATACGGTGACGGGCCGCCTTGTGCGGCTGCTGCGCCAGGAGGGCCTGGTTTCCGCCGGCACCCTGGTGCAGATCCCTTGGGACGGTCTGGATGAG
- a CDS encoding acyl-CoA thioesterase, whose amino-acid sequence MNQQPKTVSQSRVRMTELVMPNDTNPLGNLMGGRLLQWMDACAAIAAQRHSNRVCVTVSVDFVEFRSPIKLGEVVLIEGAVTRAFRTSMEVGLVVQAENPFTGDRRLSNRAYYTFVAVDQNGRPIPVPEIRPETSEEQAEYENALKRRELRLLLAGRLKLSETDSSLREELLRILGRA is encoded by the coding sequence ATGAACCAGCAGCCTAAAACCGTATCGCAATCCCGCGTGCGCATGACAGAGCTCGTTATGCCCAATGATACAAATCCCTTAGGCAACCTCATGGGTGGTCGGCTCCTGCAGTGGATGGACGCGTGCGCCGCCATCGCCGCCCAACGACACTCCAATCGCGTTTGCGTGACCGTGTCGGTGGACTTTGTGGAGTTTCGCTCCCCGATTAAGCTAGGCGAGGTCGTGCTCATCGAGGGGGCCGTCACGCGGGCTTTCCGCACCTCTATGGAGGTGGGGCTCGTGGTGCAGGCCGAGAACCCGTTTACCGGCGATCGGCGCCTGAGCAATCGGGCCTACTATACGTTCGTGGCCGTAGACCAAAACGGTCGACCCATACCCGTTCCGGAGATCAGGCCCGAAACCTCAGAGGAGCAGGCCGAATACGAAAACGCCCTCAAGCGCCGCGAGTTGCGCCTGTTACTAGCCGGTCGTCTCAAGCTCAGCGAAACCGATAGCAGCCTGCGCGAGGAGCTGTTGCGCATTCTGGGGCGTGCTTAA
- the trxA gene encoding thioredoxin: MAARTVVLRCPICLAWNRVDLDRLAHGPKCHSCSRPLRMELPHRLLDTADFERIITEAQVPVLVDLYADWCGPCKVLAPVLDEVARDGAGRLLVLKVNVDYHPQIAARYGVQGVPTLLWLQSGREQDRLVGFPGREALFRWVQQSLGEPLVTERHL; the protein is encoded by the coding sequence ATGGCAGCGCGCACCGTGGTCCTTCGCTGTCCGATCTGCTTGGCTTGGAACCGCGTCGATCTGGACCGGCTTGCGCACGGTCCGAAATGCCATAGCTGCAGCCGACCCCTGCGCATGGAACTGCCGCATCGGCTGCTGGATACGGCCGATTTCGAGCGCATCATCACCGAGGCCCAAGTGCCGGTGCTGGTGGACCTGTATGCGGATTGGTGCGGCCCCTGTAAGGTGCTAGCCCCGGTTCTGGATGAGGTGGCCCGAGACGGCGCGGGGCGCCTGTTGGTGCTTAAAGTGAACGTCGACTACCATCCCCAGATCGCCGCCCGCTACGGGGTTCAGGGGGTTCCGACGCTGCTGTGGCTTCAGTCCGGACGAGAACAAGACCGGCTTGTGGGCTTCCCGGGACGAGAGGCGCTCTTTCGTTGGGTGCAGCAGTCGTTGGGTGAGCCTCTTGTCACCGAGCGGCATCTGTGA
- a CDS encoding NADH-quinone oxidoreductase subunit I gives MIPVANRNPKARFVWGSPQERRLSFWHRLYLPAIIGGMLYTLKQLFAPKFTRQYPEERWIPPPSFRGRPVLVLENGVERCVACGLCARACPPLAIELQASETPDPKERYPVRFEINMLRCIFCGYCEEVCPEEAIVMSPEWDFVFHNRQEAIYDKAKLLVPVEQLRNRLDYLHRYKDAAYPLSYQYPEQNNRHSIRDRWRQLARWLRPTQSQQAESRV, from the coding sequence ATGATCCCCGTTGCAAACCGCAACCCGAAGGCCCGCTTCGTTTGGGGTTCTCCCCAGGAGAGGCGTCTCTCCTTTTGGCATCGACTTTATCTGCCCGCCATTATCGGGGGCATGTTGTACACGCTTAAGCAGCTTTTCGCCCCGAAGTTCACCCGGCAGTATCCTGAGGAGCGCTGGATTCCTCCTCCTTCTTTTCGGGGCCGACCCGTTTTGGTGCTGGAAAACGGCGTAGAGCGCTGTGTGGCTTGCGGGTTGTGCGCCCGAGCCTGCCCTCCCCTGGCGATCGAGCTACAGGCCAGCGAGACGCCGGATCCCAAGGAGCGTTATCCTGTGCGCTTTGAGATCAACATGTTGCGCTGCATCTTCTGCGGCTACTGCGAAGAGGTCTGCCCGGAAGAGGCGATCGTGATGAGCCCAGAATGGGATTTCGTCTTCCACAACCGGCAGGAGGCCATCTACGACAAGGCCAAGCTGTTGGTGCCCGTAGAACAGCTGCGCAACCGGCTGGACTACCTTCATCGCTACAAGGACGCCGCCTATCCCCTCTCCTACCAGTACCCCGAGCAGAACAACCGGCATAGCATCCGCGACCGCTGGCGGCAGCTTGCGCGGTGGCTACGGCCTACCCAGAGCCAGCAAGCGGAATCCAGAGTTTAA
- a CDS encoding sigma-70 family RNA polymerase sigma factor, with protein MQVHVLWNGWKPTEAQRTLWRRQMGQLRRSLRGLDVSGSRLHAALTFSPKRKRYEVSLRMSFPQYVAIAQEGGHDFAGVLGAAFDELKRQIGRYRELRRKASALRRMRRIPRQELALEEKLWEQLPRTVSAQVQELVRELQGRLGRWVRRELVLQAAARGLELSGVDPQDVLQNGFLHALTALEQKPSDMSLRAWLVRHVWEALEATLQELAERQRQEEVHLETDVPEVDPVLAATAAADERYAFAHPDEDWVVADLLPDPQPADPQARAELRDLVETVVRALARLPERWRRIFTLHRVHGLSEEEIANAMGLSAHEVHTTLERAEAFLRHVFEEPAFRKIHNKLPAQDVPEELRVWFQFV; from the coding sequence ATGCAGGTGCATGTGCTCTGGAATGGCTGGAAGCCCACGGAGGCCCAGCGCACCCTCTGGCGCCGCCAGATGGGCCAGCTGCGCCGCTCCCTGCGGGGGCTGGATGTGTCCGGTTCGCGGTTGCACGCGGCCCTGACCTTTAGTCCGAAGCGCAAGCGCTACGAGGTCTCCTTGCGCATGAGCTTTCCCCAATACGTGGCCATCGCCCAGGAGGGGGGGCATGACTTCGCCGGGGTTTTAGGGGCCGCCTTTGATGAACTTAAGCGCCAAATCGGCCGATACCGGGAGCTGCGCCGCAAGGCTTCTGCTCTACGTCGGATGCGAAGGATTCCGCGCCAGGAGCTCGCCCTTGAGGAAAAGCTCTGGGAGCAGCTGCCCAGGACCGTCTCGGCGCAGGTGCAGGAGCTTGTGCGTGAGCTCCAAGGGAGGCTTGGGCGATGGGTGCGCCGCGAGCTGGTTTTGCAGGCCGCCGCACGCGGGCTGGAGCTAAGCGGAGTAGATCCGCAGGACGTGCTGCAGAACGGGTTTTTGCACGCGCTTACGGCCCTGGAGCAGAAGCCTTCGGATATGAGCCTGCGGGCCTGGCTGGTGCGGCATGTTTGGGAGGCCCTGGAGGCGACCCTGCAGGAGCTAGCCGAGCGCCAGAGGCAGGAGGAAGTGCACCTGGAGACCGACGTGCCCGAGGTGGATCCCGTGCTTGCGGCCACAGCCGCGGCCGATGAGCGCTACGCCTTCGCCCATCCGGACGAAGATTGGGTGGTGGCTGATCTGTTGCCCGATCCGCAACCCGCAGATCCCCAGGCTCGAGCTGAGCTGCGGGACCTGGTGGAAACCGTTGTGCGCGCTCTGGCGCGGCTGCCGGAGCGCTGGCGTCGCATCTTTACCCTTCATCGCGTGCACGGGTTAAGCGAAGAGGAGATCGCCAACGCCATGGGGCTTTCGGCCCATGAGGTGCACACGACCCTAGAGCGCGCCGAGGCCTTTTTGCGTCACGTTTTCGAGGAACCGGCATTTCGCAAGATCCACAACAAGCTCCCCGCCCAGGACGTGCCCGAGGAGCTTCGCGTGTGGTTCCAGTTTGTCTAA